The Stigmatella ashevillena genomic sequence GCGGGAAGTGCCGAGAACGTCGCGAGGGCCTTGCCCAGAAGCTCGCTCACGAGACGTACCGATCCATTCCGAAAGCGGCACTGAGCAAGACGAGCCCCACGGCGCTGGCGGCAAGGAGCCCGTGCCGCAACCGCGGGCGTTCCCGCAGCAGCACCGCGAACGTCAGGAACAACGGAAAGGCGGAGAGCAGGTACCGCCCCATTCCCATGAAGTCCTTGGTGGACAGAGCGGGCAACCCCACGATGGCGAGGGTGAAGACGGCATAGCCCCACCCCAGCTTGCGGGCCGTGGGCCAGACCATGCCAAGCGCGAGCAAGGTGAGCAGCGCATGGGTGATGAACCGCCCGACCACCTCCGCGTTGTTCCCCGAGAAGAACACGGCCTGGAACCAGGCCAGCTTGAGCCACGTGCGCCAGCCAGGCGCTTGATCCCACCCCGGCGAACCCTGGGTCTCCACGAAGGCGAAGGGCGAGCCAAATGCCTCTCGCAGATAGAGCAGGTAGACGATGAACCCAGCTGCGGAAAGCAGGGGAAGCATGTCGCCGGCGTTCCAGCGCAGGCCCCGCTCGCGCTTCCACTCCAGCCGGCGCACCAGCAGGCCCAGCACCACAGCAGGAGCCACGGGCCTTGCTGCCGTGGCCAGCGCTCCCAGCAACACGGCTGGCAACAAGTACCCCTTCTCCAGAAGCAGGAAGGCGCTCACCACCAGCAGCAGGAACAGCGCGTCCGAATACATGACGCCGTAGAGGTAGAAGGCGAATGGATACAGGCTGATGAGCATCCCCGCCTGAAGCGCGGTGGCCGGATCCACGCGGGTACAGGCCCACCGGGTGAAGAGCACCATCGCCAACGGGCCACACAGCAGCGTGACGGCAATGCCCGCCACGTAGGTGTTCAACCCCAGTTCCATGAACAGGCGGATGGCCAGCGGGTAGAGCGGAAAGAACGCCACGGGGCTCTGATGGCCGGGCGTATAGGAATAGCCCTGCTCGGCGATGAGCTTGTACCAACTGGAGTCCCAGGCCACCCAGCCCATGGAGAGATACTGGTCCGGGCGCAGGGGCAGCGCCGAGGGATCCTTGTGGTGGAAGTACCAAGCGCCCGTCGCCGCCGCCACGGCACACACGGCGACGGAGACCAGAACCAGGAGCGCGATGGTGAGCGGAGGAGAGCGAGGCATGCGGGGGCGAGGCATGGTCCATCCCTCTGCCCCCGGTCAAGGGGCTTGGCGATGCCGGAAGACTTTCCCAGGCATCCCCAACCCCTCGGAGCCCCTGCTTAGCGCGCGTGGAAGGTCTTCCCCTCCTTCACCGCTTCCACCAGAAACGGCGCGGGGAAGAAGCGCTCACCCAACTTGTCCTGGTAATGCTCCAACCGCTTGAGCAGCACGGCGGGCGTCAGACTGTCCGCATACCGGAAGGGTCCTCCCCGGAACG encodes the following:
- a CDS encoding mannosyltransferase family protein gives rise to the protein MPRPRMPRSPPLTIALLVLVSVAVCAVAAATGAWYFHHKDPSALPLRPDQYLSMGWVAWDSSWYKLIAEQGYSYTPGHQSPVAFFPLYPLAIRLFMELGLNTYVAGIAVTLLCGPLAMVLFTRWACTRVDPATALQAGMLISLYPFAFYLYGVMYSDALFLLLVVSAFLLLEKGYLLPAVLLGALATAARPVAPAVVLGLLVRRLEWKRERGLRWNAGDMLPLLSAAGFIVYLLYLREAFGSPFAFVETQGSPGWDQAPGWRTWLKLAWFQAVFFSGNNAEVVGRFITHALLTLLALGMVWPTARKLGWGYAVFTLAIVGLPALSTKDFMGMGRYLLSAFPLFLTFAVLLRERPRLRHGLLAASAVGLVLLSAAFGMDRYVS